Genomic DNA from Triticum dicoccoides isolate Atlit2015 ecotype Zavitan chromosome 4B, WEW_v2.0, whole genome shotgun sequence:
ttaataaaacacacccttccaagtgccagatacaacccggtgattgctctctaacagggctacgaggagaggattgccgggtaggattattgctatacgatgctacttggaggacttcagtctactctcttctacatgctgcaagacggaggctgccagaagcgtagtcttcgacaggattagctatccccctcttattctggcattctgcagttcagtccaccgatatggccttttacacatatacccatgcatatgtagtgtagctccttgcttgcgagtactttggatgagtactcacggttgccttgttcccccttttccccctttctttactcgattgctgcaaccagacgatggagcccaggagccagacgccaccgtcgatgacgactactaccccggaggtggctactactacgtgcagcccgctgacgacgaccaggagtggtTAGGAGGATCcccggcaggaggcctgcgcctctttcgatctgtatcccagtttgtgctagccttcttaaggcaaacttgtttaacttatgtctgtactcagatattgttgcttccgctgactcgtctatgatcgagcacttgtattcgagccctcgaggcccctggcttgtattatgatgcttgtatgacttatttatgttttagagttgtgttgtgatatcttcccatgagtctctgatcttgatcgtacacgtttgcgtgcatggttagtgtacgattgaatcgggggcgtcacagtttcggtgcttgatcggtcgggccgtgaagacgtacgactacatcaaccgtgttgttctaacgcttccgctttcggtctacgagggtacgtggacacactctccccgctcgttgctatgcatcaccatgatctggcgtgtgcgtaggaaattttttgaaattactacgttccccaacaggtggatCCTGCCCAATGAACCAACACACCATTCGCTTCACGGAACCAGGCCCATGCAGCACGACGGGCGGGATTCGCTGACACGCCTTGTTCGATTGCCCATCCTATGACTTGACCGGGTTTCCTCAAGTCCATTTCACAGAATTCTTCTTTGCTGGCAGTGAACGCAATCTCAATTGCCAAACTGTGTCTGCAAGCATATTCCCGGTCTTGCAGCTCATCAAGCATCCTCCTTTTTTCCTTCACAAGCTTTCGAAAAGCTTTGTTCTCCTTAGCATCAGAAGGTTCCTCGATAAAGTGATACTTGTTGAAATCCTTCATGGCCGCATTTGCCCCATCACAACTCTTCAACCATGCTTCACATTCCCTCTTCAAGCAACGGTGTCGCTCAGACATGAACTTCTCACACGCTATGTTCGTAGTCATGGATCGAATGTCCATCCTACATGAATATACGGGTTTAAGATGACATACAACAAAACACAAAATAAATTCAATGAAGTACAACACTTGGTTACTTCATATGACATACAACACCAAGTTCTCAATGAGTTCAAATGTTAAGGGTACAAGTCATAGTAGTTCAAATGACGACCAAGCAAAGGGTACATGTCATTACAGTACAAATGACAAAGATTACATAGCCTCATGCAATTCTATGTGGCGTACGGTCCCGGGTTGCAACAAATAACAtcatttctttctttgacccatgcCCAACGAGAAGCCCGCTTCTCCTCCGATGAGAATGGTTGGCGAACTAACCAATCAATGACCTGACCATGATTTCCCATGTCTATCTCAGCATACTCTCCCCTTGTCACACACAATGCAATTTGCATTGCAAGATCACGCCTACAATTTTTTTCCGCCGTCTTGAGCTTCTCcatctgcctctcctttttttgataATTGTTTTTGAACGGTTATTGAAATAATAATGTGAAAAGGCCCTACACTCCGCATTGAACGCATCAATGGCTTTCACCCACACGTTCATCTTTTCCTCAATCAATTCGCGTTCACGGTTCGCAGCCGCCTCAGCAGAAGCTTAAAAAAAACGAACGGTGTCATCCTACATTTCCAAAGTTGCTATTAAAGTAAACTTAGGTTTAGTTGCTTTCTTAAGCCCAACCCTAATTATGTACACTAATACTAGGACTAGATCTAGGTACACAAACTATTCTAGAAGCAATGAAGCACATCATACATAAGAAAATCACAAACATAACCCTAAATGGATCATATGAATTGATTTGACCACATGAGCTAGGGTTTGCAACCGAATGAGCAAATGCAAGCAAAATAaagatctcaaccaatcaaaaggAGGGGAAATGGGGGAGGTACCTTGGGTGATGAAAATGGTAAGAATCCACCGGTGAAATCTCAAGCAAATGAGAGAGATTTGAGAGGCTCTAGTGCTTCAAAGAGAGAGGGGGAGACTTGAGCTCGGTGGTGAGGTGAGTAGTGTATGGCCTGAATGAGTGGTTGAGGAGGGAGAGGAAATATCCAGCCCCTCCCCACCTTATCCACCACACAGTACCCTACCGCCAGAGGCTCCGGCGGTAGGCTTCAGTACCCTACTGCCATGGGCCCTGGCGGTAGGCCCTTTTCCACGTCAGCCCCGGCAAACGGCCGTCAGGCGCCGTCAAGGCACCTACCGCCAGGGCCACTGGTGGTAGGTTGTACAATCCTACCGCCACGGTGCCTGGCGGTAGGCGAAAGGGTCAAATCCCGAAAAAATTTCGAAGGAGGGCCAGATCCTGAAATAGTatccaaaaagggtcaaaacacgaaatttagcccacTGTAGTGCCACCACTGTGATAGTGACCGAAATACTATTACGTACGTGTGCTGTACTGCGTGTACAGTGCACCTGCCTGATTCTTCGGATGGAATGTGTACTGTACAAGCGGGCGGGGTATGTACCGTATAGCTGTACACCATACCAAAGGAACGCATGGACCGAAACACACCATACGGTGTTGCTTGGTGACCTCCTCTTTTTTTCCCTAGTGCATGGGGCTGGCACCTGCAGCATGCATGCGGCCCGCATGGTGCTTGCTGACTCACCGGCTCGTGCATGTGCATGTGCGCGCCGTAGCCGCCTCCGGTTTGGATCTAtctgcgcgcccgagaccaccaaaCACGGGAAAATATCTAGTGATACCATCCATGGGATGATACGCTGCTCCAGGGATGCATGGTACGTCAGATCTGAAATAAAAGGACAGGATCAAGTCACTGATGTATTTACACATGGGCCCTTGGAACATTTGCACTTTGCCCCTAGAAACTAGCATGTCTTTGCAGAAATTGCCTTAGACAGTACCGTTGGTTCTTTCCCTGGACCTAAGCACAGTACGTCGATCTCCATCTGAGCTTGCACTTTTAAATCCAGAAAAAaagaatcaagtcaagaaactgaaACTTCCATAAATAATTAGATCATTTACATGTTAAACACTAACACTAGTACTAGGGCGACAACATGCTAAATCCAGCTGAATTACATGGCCACCAAGGCTAGTTACAGATTCAGCTACTACAAGATGAGCTACAGTCTGAGCACAATTACAGAATTAGATCCAAAACTAACCATGACAATTCCCAATACTAGAACAAACCACTAAAGTTTGTCGTGGCTTATCAGCAGACTAACAACTAACTAAACTTGAGAGCCGCGAGCCGTTGAGTTTGCGCCATGTACACATCCATTGGTGGGCGCAAATGCACACCTACATGATAAAATCAAGAATTAGAACCTAAAACAGCCTTTCAGAAACAACCCAATCTTCTTCACCCTAGACCATTTAAAATAAATGAACCAATTCATTTGTGTACTTGTATCGAGAGGTCTCCTGGGGTCCAAATGATGGGCACACACACATGAGTAACCTGGTTTTAAGAACTCACCACACCAACCCTGTTTTAAGGATTCGGTACTAACCGTGTTCCTGTTACCTAGAAGGTGACATAATTAACCCTAAGTTCTTATCAACAAACAACCAAACTTCTACAGGTTTTCTGTAAATGAGAGGCATATAAGAAGAGTAACAAACCTTAGGTGATTCAGTTAGCCCAAAGTAAGCTTTCCATTTCTGTGACACAATCGGTACAATAGAAAATTCAGATGCCACTAGACCAGCAACCCACAAGCCATATAAAAAACATGTACTCCACCATCCCTGTCTATGAAGAAGAAATCACTAACAGTACAAAGATTACTGACAGAATCTACATCATACCACATGTTTCACATGAAATTTAAATAGTCATATGGTGTCAGCTACATTCTATCAACTTCAAACTGCAACTAAGTTTGAACTAGATCCCAGTACTTGGAATAACTCTAGCCTCAACTTGTGTGTGGAACATCTCCAGAGACACATGATCTCAAGAAGCACACAATGTTAGTTCTATTACCATCGTACAACATTAAATATGAGAAATCTGCAAACACTTTCGTCATGCCAAATAACCTGCATATATGTCGCATCATCTAATTCTCCTGGTTGATTTTGCTGTTTCTTGACTTATAAGAACATGTAAAAGGAAATCATTTGTTGAACTACAAAACCATGACATGTTCACAACTAAGTGAGTTATATTCACTTCCTTTTCCTTTTCCCACTCATTGTCGGCTGTTTCTTGAACTATTTCTACATAGCTAACTAAGAAAGTAGCAGTCGATAACTGCACATGTATTGAGTTCAGTGTGCCAGGTACGAAAAGGTTGTTACTCACCCTCCATGCCATCGTTTCCATTTTAGGAATCTAAACAGTCCTAACTTCTTATTTTACCCATAATATTTTTTAAGAGTCAAAGACTCTATATTTTTCACTTGAGAAACGCAGTCCTCCTGAaaaggcaggaacataattatataAGCCAGATCAAACATATTACGTTGTCACATGTTCCCGTAATATTTCCAAATCCAAAAATGATGCGAGACAAGAATGCATAGTTGTAGTTGTCCCAAAGATTTTTGGTCTGGTAGCTATGCGCCATAAACCTCATCAGAACATAAAAGGCCAGTAAGTCAGTTTATTACACCGTGAAAAAGTATTGATCCGTCAAACTTTTCTAGTTTCAGCTTCTGTGATGTGAGAACAAGCACATAGATTTCCAGTACTCAGTGGTCTCAGTTTGACTGAGAGCCTACCGGGATTTCTGTTAGCCAAACCTTGTTGAGCCTCATTTGGCATGAATTTTGTCAATTACTCGATCTATAGACATGACTCAGTATAAGTCTAAATGCTCACTTACGCTAGGCTGTACGTGTGGTTTTCAACTACTATATGTAAGAAACATTCTAGAAAACTTTATAAGAAAGATTGTGTGTATTTACAATTCAGATAGACATGTTATTGTTAGGAGAGGAAGTGGCAGTCAACATTATAACACTGATAGACATTCTTCTAGTTCTTCAAAGATTAAAATACTCATACATATCTCTGCTCCAAACTAACTTTACCATCTATTGAGACTGAATTGCGAGATAAATTTTTATAACTAAGTGCTACATTGTGGACGGCAATTGACAAGCCAATCTTTTATTCTAAAAACAAGATGTCTCGACGGACACTGAGATTAAAGGATGAACTAACCATATGAGCTTGGCTCCTCCCATATCTGTTGCATTCCGTGGGCAATCATGGCGTACAACTCCGATTGGTCCAGAACTGCTAATGCACGCAACATCGCAGTTGGAGGAGGCAGATcctgctgcagcctgcagacaaatTGACCTGTACTGCTACAGCTGCCATGTCCAATCGCCGTCGGTGCCAGCGAGACATGCGCCATGGTATACCACTGGACTGGCTCGGATAGGAACCTCTCGAACGACACCGACTCCTGCAGCGCCGATATCCAGTCCTAAAACCAAAGAATCAAATCAGGAATACGGAAGAGAAAGGAGGCGCTGCCTCTTAGCCAATCGCCATCGGGCAGGGTCTTCGGCTCGCGTGACTTGGTCGGCTTCAGCggcgcgggggagggggagggggtgggggttaAGGCGACCAACAGTGGAGGGGGTACGCACCATGGtggccggcggcggcagcggcggtggggaaACAAGCCGTATCGAGAACAACGGCCGAACAGAACAGAGCGATATCCACTTAGTCGCCGAATTTCGAAATAGCCCAGGGTGTCTCGTGCATAATTTCCAACGCGAACTAAGCTACTCAATCATGCGCCTCCAGTCCAGATCCAACGGTCCACATGATCCGGTATCAGCGTATCATACCACGCACGGTATCACCAGATATGCACTCCACCAAACACATGCCGCATGATGCGAGGCGCCTCTCCATCGATCCGGTCGTTTGCTCAAGTCGTTTCATGTTAATTTAATTTAATATACTGTATAACTGATTATGTAATTACTAGTGACTCTCTGACGATAATTAAGCCCATGTTGTTGTGTGTGCCCTCTCGTCTTGGTGTTATGTTTTCTAGCTAGTGCAGTAGCCCAAAGCCGTACAAGTTGCACAGTGATCACACATGCACTACGTGCCGGACCTCtcatctttttttttcctttttgcaaaaatctctccaTCCACCTCAACGGCACAAATATACTGGCCAGAAACCAGAAAAAAAAACCGCCATGGGTTCACTCACTTGTTTTCCGTACCTCGTATGCCGTGTTTAGCTTTATCGTCACCGTTAAGTAATTGTTACGGACCTCGATCTAGGGTTTATGAGGAAGAACAGGAAATCGGGGAAGcaggagaaaggggatctggatatCATCGAGAGGGGAAGAACAGCTTCTCTCTTCGGTTCGGTTTGTTCGCTGGAATATTCGATACCCACCCACTGGTAGCTGCTTGTTACTTAACCCCGCAGCACGCGGGCCACACTCACGCCCACACACACTCACAGCCTGGCCCACATGCCAGGCGGTCACGCCTTTGCTTCCGCGTCCTCGTCGTCCTTGGATGTGCTGGCATTCTCCCTGCCAGGTGGGGGCACCGTGACATCCTCCCCCTCTTGCGTTTCGCCTTGTCCCCAAGGCGGGGTGGCTGGAGACTGTTGTTGCATCTTGGCCGGATCTTCCCAGGTCGCCATGAACTCTGGCAATCCACGCCATTGGACCAGCAGACGTGACTGAAGCGCGCTGCCTACCTGAATCATCCAAAGTTTGAGAACCCTTTCCGGAGTGTGCTCGGCCTGCAAGACAGCATTGTCAGGTGGGAGATCCGAATTCACCTGAACCTGCGCGCCTTCGGCCTTCTTTAGCTGCGACACGTGCACAACTAGATGGATTTTGCTGGATGCCGGAAGATCCAGCTTGTACGCCACCGCGCCGATGCGAGCCAGGACGCGGAAAGGCCCGAAATAGCGAAACGCCAGCTTCTGGTGGGGGCGTTGCTCCAccgaggactggatgaacagttgCAGCTTGAGCAGTACTGCATCACCAACCTCAAACGCTCTGTCGGTGCGGTGCTTGTCAGCCTGTCGTTTCATTCTGTCCTGGGCAAGTTTCAGCTGCTGTTGAAGGAGCTCGATCATGATCCCTCGCTCGTGCAACCATGCCGCAAGGTCGGGCACCGAGCATTGCTCCACTTGGTCCACTCCAAACTCATGCGGCAGCTGTCCGTAGATAACCTCGAACGGCGTTCTGCCCAAGGCCGAGTGAAACGAGGTGTTGTACCAGTATTCTGCCAGAGCTAACCACTTTGACCAATTGGCAGGACACGAGTGCAACGCACACCGGAGGTATCCCTCCAAGCACTGGTTGACTCGTTCCGTCGTCCCGTCGGTCTGTGGGTGATACACTGAGCTGAGTCTCAACTCTGTTCGGCAGAGCTTGAACAGTTCTTGCCACACCTTGCTTGTGAAAACCTTGTCACGGTCTGAGATGATTGCGAGAGGCAGGCCGTGCAATCGAAAGATCTCTTTCATGAACTTCTGCGCGACTGTCAATGCTATGAATGGATGCTTCAACGGCAGAAAATGGGCATACCTTGAAAATTTGTCCACTACCACCAGAATTGTGTCGTATCTGCCAGAACGTGGCAGTCCCTCGATAAAGTCCATAGAAACCACTGCCCATGGTCTTTTTGGAATTGGTAGCGGCTGAAGAAGTCCCGCAGGCGATTTCCTCTCTGTTTTTGCCTGTTGACAGACCATAAAGGTCTTGGCACTTTGTTTGATCTAAGCCTTCATGCCGTGCCACGCAAAGAGTCGCTTGATGCGATTGTACGTGGCGTGGAATCCTGGTGTTAAGATATTGCAGTCCCATGTCCTGCGCTAGGGATATGGTTTACCGACAAGCCAAGGCTTCAAGTGACGCCGGATCGACGAGTAACTAAACTAAACGACCTACGAACCCCTCTTTAACAGTAGAGATTACATCAATCAGCCCCCTGCTTGTTTTTTTACAAATCAGCCCGCTTGCTTGCTTATCCGAAAATGAACCACAGGCTACCAGCCCACATCCACACCCACAAAAAGCAGGCCCTAtcattgtctctctctctctctttctctaaaaAAAGAAGGGCCCCATCATCCCGTGAGAGCTTTTTTTTAGTGTAAACGCACTTCTCTTTATTGGTCATAATAAGGTTCATGGGATACAATTTATGTCTGAAGGGTTAAGAATCCACAAATGGCATTCTAACGAAAGTCTTAAAGCGTGCTTAGCAAGACTATGTGCCTCTATATCTCGCTTTTAGCGAGATGGAACAAGCTTTCGCATCAGGCGCATCGCTAGCGAGCCGGCTCATTAGCACAATTACTCGGCCAGTGTGGTTTGCTTGCTGCATGTTCACTCTGCTATAGTTTTCTCtagtttttcttcttccttttttcgttttcttttggttttctttgATTATGTTTGTTTTTCACCAGTTTATTTGGTTTTTTGTTCGTTGATATAACTTATGTTTACTTTGTTTTCACtggttttttcttttccttttttctttgttttttggttTCTTTCCTTTTCTTAGTTTTATTTGTTCCTTCGTTTTTCTCTGACATAACTTCCTCTTTCTTCAATTTCCATCTTTTTCTGCTttgattttttctttctttcttggttttcattttttctttattGGTT
This window encodes:
- the LOC119293179 gene encoding uncharacterized protein LOC119293179 codes for the protein MDWISALQESVSFERFLSEPVQWYTMAHVSLAPTAIGHGSCSSTGQFVCRLQQDLPPPTAMLRALAVLDQSELYAMIAHGMQQIWEEPSSYGVHLRPPMDVYMAQTQRLAALKFS